Proteins found in one Nostoc sp. NIES-3756 genomic segment:
- a CDS encoding response regulator: MKTLPITRYRFFQKLQPLSLLKKITGKTITGCLQVFSTSGTWSIYVEEGKLIYACYSERMFEPLYRHLGHLSQQITTLPKEINEQLRVIFETGIENQAIPNPDYLAICWLVNQKYISTSQAAILIEQVALEVLESFLILEEGSYEFIPETFLDDLPKFCYLNVRLLVEQCQQRGRVPDAFRREAYSQETSSSTDNNEAPVNSKYNSQSSSHPQTQPKPEPRLPQFNNKPVEYSKRYISQPHNLNTGYQQISNPSTDKKIYKIFCIDDNPIVLNTIRNSLDEQIFAVIGVTDSLKALMEILCTKPDIILISVDMPDLDGYELCSLLRKHSYFKNTPVIMVTEKASLIDRARATIVRASGHLNKPFTQGDLLKVIFKHIV, from the coding sequence ATGAAAACACTTCCGATTACTAGGTACAGATTCTTCCAGAAACTACAACCCTTATCTTTACTCAAAAAAATTACTGGTAAGACAATCACTGGTTGTTTACAAGTCTTCAGTACATCCGGAACTTGGTCTATATATGTAGAAGAAGGCAAGCTAATTTATGCCTGCTATTCCGAAAGAATGTTTGAGCCACTTTACAGACATTTGGGTCATTTAAGCCAACAAATTACTACCTTACCTAAAGAAATCAATGAACAGCTAAGAGTCATCTTTGAAACTGGAATTGAAAATCAAGCCATACCCAACCCTGATTATTTAGCTATTTGTTGGTTAGTCAATCAAAAATACATTAGTACATCACAAGCAGCTATCCTTATAGAACAAGTAGCATTGGAAGTATTAGAATCATTTCTCATCCTAGAGGAAGGAAGCTATGAGTTTATTCCCGAAACCTTTTTAGACGATTTACCCAAATTTTGTTACCTAAATGTTCGGTTGTTAGTAGAACAGTGTCAACAACGTGGACGAGTTCCTGACGCATTCCGTAGGGAAGCATATAGCCAAGAAACATCTTCATCTACAGACAATAACGAAGCACCAGTTAATAGCAAATATAATAGCCAATCTAGCTCCCATCCTCAAACTCAGCCTAAACCTGAGCCACGATTACCACAATTTAATAATAAACCAGTAGAATATTCAAAACGTTATATATCTCAGCCTCATAATCTCAATACTGGATATCAACAAATATCCAACCCATCTACCGATAAGAAAATTTATAAAATATTTTGTATTGATGATAATCCGATTGTTTTAAATACTATTAGAAATTCTTTAGATGAGCAAATTTTTGCCGTGATAGGCGTTACAGACTCATTAAAAGCCTTAATGGAAATTCTCTGTACAAAGCCAGATATCATTTTAATCAGCGTTGATATGCCTGATTTAGATGGTTATGAATTATGTTCTTTACTGCGGAAACATTCATATTTTAAAAATACACCTGTGATTATGGTGACAGAAAAAGCTAGTCTAATTGATAGAGCTAGAGCGACTATAGTTAGAGCCTCAGGTCACTTAAATAAACCGTTTACTCAAGGTGATTTATTAAAAGTGATCTTTAAACATATTGTGTAA
- a CDS encoding Uma2 family endonuclease: MVTQIPSSNPTGIIYPESDGQLMADNTKQFELIVLIKKNLDLLFANDTNVFVAGDLLWYPVEGDNVTRRAPDVMVVFGRPKGDRGSYLQWREDNIPPQVIFEILSPSNSVKEMITKFKFYEHYGVEEYYLYDPEKLDLGGWLRSADELVEIPQMTGWISPRLGIRFDVSDNDLQTYHSDGQRFLTYLELAQQKQAAQNQAEQELQRAKQAENQLEALRTLLQVKGINPDEL; this comes from the coding sequence ATGGTTACACAAATACCATCTTCCAACCCAACAGGCATCATCTACCCAGAAAGCGACGGACAGTTGATGGCGGACAATACCAAGCAGTTTGAGTTAATTGTATTAATTAAAAAAAATCTAGATTTATTATTTGCCAACGACACCAACGTATTCGTTGCTGGTGACTTACTATGGTATCCCGTTGAAGGTGATAACGTAACAAGGCGTGCGCCTGATGTAATGGTAGTGTTTGGTAGACCAAAAGGTGATAGAGGTTCCTATCTCCAATGGCGAGAAGATAACATTCCACCACAAGTAATCTTTGAAATTCTTTCCCCTAGTAATAGTGTGAAAGAGATGATTACAAAATTTAAGTTTTACGAACATTATGGAGTGGAAGAATATTATTTATACGACCCAGAAAAATTAGATTTAGGTGGTTGGTTACGTTCTGCGGATGAATTGGTAGAAATTCCCCAAATGACTGGTTGGATAAGTCCCCGTCTTGGTATCCGCTTTGACGTTTCAGATAATGACCTGCAAACTTATCATTCAGATGGTCAAAGATTTTTGACATATTTAGAACTGGCGCAGCAAAAACAAGCAGCACAAAATCAAGCCGAACAAGAACTTCAACGTGCCAAACAAGCGGAAAACCAATTAGAAGCACTCCGCACTTTACTACAAGTCAAGGGAATTAACCCAGACGAATTATGA
- a CDS encoding mucoidy inhibitor MuiA family protein, with the protein MVNPETPSWRKIVQSQIVAVTVYSDKALVTRKGRVYLSGTERELVIASLPVTLETESVRVGGTGTVGVRLLGVNCDRIHTTEPVTERVAHLNRQIQQLETEKRHLQAQVDALSLQAKFIEGLREKTEEPFAQSLSRKNLGLSETLDFLNFLGSQYSEYAIASGECKSQQQELDKQLQALRNSLEIIQTSNPHESVSLIALIEAMGEGEFELEASYMVNHASWTPLYDLRLHSANQTVNLTYLAEITQNTGEDWQDVALTLSTAKPGMGTIPPKLQPWYIDAPTLPVWRSQRKLAPSPSLPAISPTAVPTGAGISTEEEEVSQDNLILAETAKAEVSKEGSIVTFKLNGGGNIPSDGTPHTITVFNDDYPCNFNYVAMPRLVSFAYLEANVKNSSSGVTLLPGKANIFRDDMFVGTTELEHIAPGEQFKLNLGIDEGLKIERDLIERQVDKKLIGNQRRTTYAYRLVITNLLNQESLLKLTEQLPVSRDEQIKVRLNGSKPPIQLGEMGILEWILTIPPQGRQEVSYQFTVEHPLELTVIGLNI; encoded by the coding sequence GTGGTTAACCCGGAAACACCATCTTGGCGAAAAATAGTACAAAGTCAGATTGTAGCTGTGACAGTGTACAGCGATAAAGCCCTAGTTACACGCAAGGGTAGGGTTTATTTATCAGGGACAGAACGAGAATTAGTGATTGCTTCACTGCCAGTAACTTTAGAAACTGAGTCTGTTCGGGTTGGTGGTACAGGTACGGTAGGGGTGCGTTTGTTGGGTGTAAACTGCGATCGCATTCATACTACCGAACCTGTGACTGAGCGTGTTGCCCATTTGAATCGGCAAATTCAGCAATTAGAAACGGAAAAACGCCATCTCCAAGCTCAGGTAGATGCTTTATCCTTACAAGCTAAGTTTATTGAAGGTTTACGCGAAAAGACAGAAGAACCTTTTGCCCAAAGCCTATCACGGAAAAATTTAGGGCTGAGTGAAACCCTAGACTTTCTTAATTTTTTAGGTAGTCAGTACAGCGAATATGCGATCGCTTCTGGGGAGTGTAAAAGCCAACAACAAGAATTAGACAAGCAACTACAAGCACTCCGCAACTCTCTAGAAATTATTCAAACATCTAATCCCCATGAAAGTGTAAGTTTGATTGCATTAATTGAAGCAATGGGAGAGGGTGAATTTGAGTTGGAAGCCTCCTACATGGTAAATCATGCTAGTTGGACTCCTTTATATGACTTGCGTTTGCATAGCGCTAATCAAACAGTCAATTTAACCTATCTTGCAGAAATTACCCAAAATACAGGTGAGGATTGGCAAGATGTGGCGCTTACCCTTTCCACAGCCAAACCAGGAATGGGTACGATTCCACCTAAACTGCAACCGTGGTATATTGATGCACCAACACTTCCAGTATGGCGATCGCAAAGAAAACTAGCACCTAGTCCTTCCCTACCCGCCATATCGCCTACGGCTGTCCCGACTGGAGCAGGCATTTCCACAGAAGAGGAAGAAGTTAGCCAAGATAATTTAATTCTGGCTGAAACAGCCAAGGCTGAGGTATCCAAAGAAGGAAGCATCGTCACTTTTAAACTGAATGGTGGTGGAAACATTCCTAGTGATGGTACACCACACACAATTACAGTTTTTAATGATGATTACCCCTGTAATTTTAATTATGTAGCGATGCCGCGCTTGGTTAGCTTTGCCTACTTGGAAGCCAATGTCAAAAATAGCTCTAGTGGCGTAACTTTATTACCCGGTAAAGCAAATATTTTCCGCGATGATATGTTTGTTGGCACAACTGAATTAGAACATATTGCGCCAGGGGAACAATTCAAACTCAATTTAGGTATTGATGAAGGTTTAAAAATTGAGCGTGATTTAATTGAGCGTCAGGTGGATAAAAAGCTTATCGGTAATCAACGCCGAACTACTTACGCTTACCGTTTGGTAATTACTAACTTGCTCAATCAAGAAAGTTTGTTGAAATTAACTGAACAATTACCCGTCAGCCGTGATGAGCAAATTAAAGTCCGTTTGAATGGTAGTAAGCCGCCAATTCAATTAGGTGAGATGGGAATTTTGGAATGGATATTAACTATTCCACCCCAAGGTAGGCAGGAAGTATCTTATCAGTTTACTGTTGAGCATCCACTAGAGTTAACAGTTATTGGATTGAATATTTAA
- a CDS encoding LysR family transcriptional regulator yields the protein MNQATLHQLKVFEAAARHGSFTRAAEELFLTQPTVSMQIKQLTKSVGLPLFEQVGKRLYLTEAGRELFATCRQIFETIAQFEMKVADLKGLKQGQLRLAVITTAKYFIPRLLGPFCQLYPGIEISLQVTNHERILERMNNNMDDLYIMSQVPEHLDVNCQPFLDNPLVVLAAANHPLAQETNIPIQRLSSEPFIMREPGSGTRRAVQNLFEEHGVPVKVKLELGSNEAIKQAIAGGLGISILSRHTLLSDAAEFSILDVQNFPIKRTWYMVYPAGKQLSIVARTYYEYLLDAAKKFVEQTEQLNASVPVPEYSLVE from the coding sequence TTGAACCAAGCAACACTACACCAGTTGAAGGTGTTCGAGGCCGCCGCACGGCACGGTAGCTTTACTCGTGCTGCTGAGGAATTATTTCTCACCCAACCTACCGTCTCAATGCAAATCAAGCAGCTGACAAAATCGGTAGGTTTACCACTGTTTGAGCAGGTGGGTAAACGCCTATATTTGACCGAAGCTGGACGAGAATTATTTGCTACTTGTCGGCAAATTTTTGAGACTATAGCCCAGTTTGAAATGAAGGTGGCTGATTTAAAGGGGCTAAAACAGGGGCAATTACGTTTAGCAGTTATTACCACCGCCAAATATTTTATCCCCCGTTTGCTGGGGCCTTTTTGCCAACTTTATCCAGGAATTGAGATTTCGCTGCAAGTCACCAACCACGAACGCATCCTCGAGCGGATGAACAATAACATGGATGACTTGTACATTATGAGTCAAGTTCCAGAGCATTTAGATGTGAATTGTCAGCCGTTTTTAGATAATCCTTTAGTGGTATTAGCCGCAGCAAATCACCCATTGGCACAAGAAACAAATATTCCCATACAACGCTTGTCCAGTGAACCGTTTATTATGCGGGAACCGGGTTCAGGAACACGCCGCGCTGTACAAAATCTGTTCGAGGAACATGGTGTTCCCGTCAAAGTGAAGCTGGAATTAGGCTCTAACGAAGCGATTAAACAAGCGATCGCCGGGGGTTTGGGAATTTCTATTCTATCTCGGCACACATTACTGTCTGATGCAGCAGAGTTCAGCATTTTAGATGTGCAGAACTTCCCCATCAAGCGTACATGGTATATGGTTTACCCGGCTGGTAAACAGTTATCTATCGTCGCTCGTACTTACTATGAGTATTTGCTAGATGCTGCCAAAAAGTTTGTTGAGCAGACAGAACAACTAAATGCTTCTGTTCCTGTGCCTGAGTATAGTTTAGTTGAGTGA
- a CDS encoding carbon dioxide-concentrating mechanism protein CcmK translates to MYNQHSTSTNQTHRRQDDLRDTALGLVSTLSFPAIVGTADMMLKSAGVHLVGYEKIGSGHCTAIVRGGIADVRLAVESGVQTAEQFGQLVSSLVIPRPFPNLDVVLPITNRLSQIMQEGQYSRLSNQAIGLVETRGFPAMVGACDAMLKAADVQLASYEKIGAGLCTAIIRGSVANVAVAVEAGMFEAERIGELNAVMVIPRPLDELEQTLPIASCWIEEHQPLRLPINIREQVAEREVLQLPDLATIPVKITEEVWNDE, encoded by the coding sequence ATGTATAATCAGCACTCTACTAGCACAAATCAGACACATCGTCGTCAAGACGATCTTAGGGATACAGCTTTAGGTTTAGTCTCAACTCTCAGTTTTCCGGCGATCGTCGGGACTGCTGATATGATGTTGAAGTCGGCTGGAGTTCACCTAGTTGGTTATGAGAAAATTGGGAGTGGTCACTGTACAGCGATCGTCCGGGGTGGGATTGCTGATGTCCGTTTAGCTGTAGAATCTGGTGTACAAACTGCTGAACAGTTTGGTCAACTAGTTTCCAGTTTGGTGATTCCTCGACCTTTTCCTAACCTTGATGTGGTTTTGCCCATTACCAACCGCTTAAGTCAAATAATGCAGGAAGGTCAATACAGCCGTTTGAGTAACCAAGCAATTGGTCTAGTAGAAACAAGAGGCTTTCCCGCAATGGTAGGTGCTTGTGACGCTATGCTCAAAGCGGCTGATGTCCAGCTAGCATCTTACGAAAAGATTGGTGCTGGTTTGTGTACAGCGATTATTCGCGGTTCTGTAGCTAACGTTGCAGTTGCGGTAGAAGCTGGAATGTTCGAGGCTGAAAGGATTGGGGAATTAAACGCGGTAATGGTAATTCCTCGACCATTGGATGAGTTGGAACAAACTTTACCAATAGCAAGTTGCTGGATAGAAGAGCATCAGCCATTAAGGCTACCGATAAATATCAGAGAGCAAGTTGCAGAAAGGGAAGTGTTACAATTGCCCGATTTAGCCACCATACCTGTAAAAATTACAGAAGAAGTTTGGAATGATGAATGA